Genomic segment of Sodaliphilus pleomorphus:
AGCGAGAAAGAATCGGTTTACGAGATGCTGTATCCTCTGTATCCCACCGAAACCGAACGCCTCAACAAGATAAAAAAGGAGGACAATAGCAACTAAACAGCAATGCTCACTCGACTTTACATAGCCAATTATGCACTCATCGATCAACTCGAGATTGAATTTAACGACGGCTTGACAATCATTACAGGCGAGACAGGTGCTGGCAAGTCAATCATCATGGGTGCCCTATCGCTCATTCTGGGTGAGCGTGCCGATACTCACGCCATAAGAGACAGACAAGCCAAAACCATTGTTGAAGCCACTTTCGACATCAAGGACTATCGACTCAATGCGTTCTTCGACAACAACGATATCGACTACTATGAGCATGAGTGCATAGTGAGACGTGAAATAGGGGTCAACGGGCGTTCAAGGGCTTTTGTCAACGACACGGCCGTGACAGTTTCTGTTCTGCGTGAGCTCACTTCGCATCTTGTCGACATTCATTCACAACACAGCAACATGTTGCTTTCGCGGCCACAGTTCCAGCTCTCGGTGCTCGACAACATTGCCGGAAACGCATCGATGTTGAAAACTTATAGTGCCCGCTATTCGCATTACAAGGCATTGCAGTCCATGCTTCGCAGCCAGCAAGAGTCCTACAACAAGGGAAAAGCTGAAATGGACTATTTGCGCTTCCAACTCAATCAATTCGACGAGTTGAAATTGCACAAAGGCGAAGAGGATGAACTTGAGGAACTGCAAAAGAAACTAAGCAATGTCACCGACTCAAAAGAAGCGCTGTGGAAAGTTGAAACCGCGCTTGACGGTGAGGAAAATTCAATCATCTCACAGCTGTCGACATTGTCACAAGTCCTGGCCGACACCGAGAACAACTTGAGCGAAATCGCGGGCTTGTCTGATCGCATGCAGTCGGCAGTGATTGAACTCAAAGACATAGCTCACTCCGTAATGAGCGTGAACGACGACCTGAACGATGACCCCGAACAACTGGAACAGGTGACACAACGGCTTGATGCCATCTACTCGCTTGAGCGCAAGCACAATGTGAAGTCTGTCGATGAGCTTCTCGACATTGAGGCACGCTATCGCAGGCAAATTGAAGAAATCGACAATAGCGACGAACGCATCGGCCAACTTAAACATGATATCGAGGTGCAGGAGAAAGAACTTGCCTCTTTGTCTCATCAACTCAGCACCCGGCGCAAGCAGGCAGCCAGTGATTTCGTTTGTCAGCTTTTGCCCTTGGCTCAAGGGCTGGGCATGAAAAACTTGAAGTTTGATGTCAAGTTCATTCCTGTTGGCTATGGTCCCAGCGGGTGCGATGCCGTGGAGTTTCTCTTCGCATTCAACAAAAACCAAGATTTGCTTCCTGTGCAGGAAACTGCATCGGGAGGAGAAATTTCACGTCTCATGCTTAGCATCAAGACGATTATTGCCCGCATCATGAATTTGCCAACTATCATCTTCGACGAGGTCGATACCGGCGTGTCGGGGGATATAGCCAGTCGCATAGGCGACATGATGGGGGATATAGCCAAGCATATTCAGGTTATTGCCATCACCCACCTGCCACAAGTGGCTGCCCATGGCATGCATCACATGAAGGTGTTTAAGACCGATGCCGTCGACGGCACATATACCAGTGTGCAAGTGCTTAACAGAGAAGAACATGTGCTTGAAATCGCACGCATGCTGAGCGGCAAAGACGTGAATCAGGCTGCCATTGACAATGCAAAATCGCTTGTTGCAATGAGTGAATGACTGAAATTGTTGGCCCGATAATTTGAAAACAAGTCCTTTTGCGGTAACTTTGCAAAAAATTAAATGATATGATTAATCGTATTTTGATTCGTACCAAAGTTGTTCAAATGCTTTATTCTTATCAGCTCACCAAGACTGACAAGACAATTACCAAAGCAAAAAAAGAGTTGCAGGCAAGTCTTGACAAGTCTTATGAGCTCTACAACAGCTTGTTGCAGCTCATGATCGACCTCACCGACTTGCAGGATCGCGAGCTCGACGATGCCAAGCACAAGTTCCTGCCCTCTAACGAGGATTTAAATCCCAACATGCGTTTTGTTGAAAACCAGCTTGTTGAATGGCTTCGCAATTCCAAGAAGTTGCAGGATTTTGTGAACGACAACAATATCACCTGGCGCGACGACGAGCTCTTCCTGCGCCTCTTGCTCTTCAAGGTTACCGGCAGCGAGGAGTATAAAACCTACATGGCTATGGAGAAGACCGATTTTGCAAGCGACTGCGAGGTGTGGTTGCAGATTATGAAAAAGGTTATTCTTCCCGACGACGACTTGCTTGAACACATCGAGAACATGTCGGTGTACTGGAGTGTCGACGACTTGGACATCATGGGGCAATTTGTGCTTAAAACCATACGCCGTATCGAAGCGGGCGACAAAGAGCCCATTTCTCCGAAATACAAAGACGACGAAGACAGCGAGTTCGGTGAGAAACTGTTTTCGCTGGCAGTGCAAGAGAGAGCCGAAAACGACGAACTCATCAACAAGTATGTGCGCAGCGAGCGTTGGGACAGTGGCCGCATAGCACTCATGGATCGCATCATCATGTGCACAGCTCTCACCGAAATCAAAAATTTCCCGAGCATACCAGTCAATGTTACGATGAACGAGTATATTGAGTTGGCCAAAAACTTCAGCACACCTCACAGTGGGCAATTTGTGAACGGCATTCTCAATGCTGTAGTCAAGAGTCTGCGCGAGCAAGGGAAGATTGTGAAACAATAAAGAAATCATTCAACCATAAAATATCAAATTATGTTAGACTTAATCTTACTTCAGAAGGGTAATGCCGGTGCCGATGGTGGTGGCATGATGATGTGGCTTCCGCTTATTCTCATTTTCGGCATCTTCATGTGGATGTCGTGGAGCAGCCAGCGCAAGGAGAAAAAGCGCCAGGCCACATTTTACGACAGCCTCACTGTTGGCGCCAAGGTCATGACCAAGACAGGCGTGATTGGCAAGATCAAGGCCATCAAGCCCGACACTGTTGAGCTTGAAATTGCCGACGGGGTGAAAATCACCGTTCTCAAGCAAGGCTTGGAAAACATGCCTGCAAATCTTAACCAGGCAAAAGACGCTAAAAAGTAATCTTGCTGCACGACGAGCAAGCAGGATAGCGTGAAATTGTTACAGGCCATGCCAGGTCTTTTCTCAGGAAAGTTCAAGTTTAGAGTAAAATCAGAGACTTCACGCTCGATTTTGCTCTACTTGGTTTTTGTTGTCATTTCGGCCATGTTCTGGTATTTTATTACACTCAACAAGGATGTGCAGCAAGACGTCACTTTCCAATTTGAAATCACCGGCATTCCCAAAGAGGTGACGATGATTGACGATGCTCCGTCGTCCATCAACGTGACAGTGAGAGACAAAGGGTCGGCATTTTTGAAATACTCGCTCTTCATGACACCTAAAATCAAAGTGAAGTTTAGCGACTTTGCCGAGAACAACTCGGGTTATTTCAAGATGAATGCAGTGCAACTGCGCAATGCGGTAAAAAAACAGCTCAACCGTGAGGCTATAGTGGTGAGCTTGCTTCCTGATGATATATCGTTGAAATTTACCAATTTGCCAGGCAAGAAAGTGCCTATAAGGCCCGATTGGAATATCCAAACGAATTTCCAGTATGAAGTCAATGGTCCCTTGGTGCTGAGCCAGGACTCGGTGATGGTGTATTCCGATCGCGAGACCTTGGCCGAGATCAACGAGGTGTATACCTATCATGCCGAAGCAACCGACTTGACCGATACCTTGCGTCGTGACCTGACAATCGCTCCTATACGAGGTGCTAAGATTGAGCCGCGCACCGTGAGCCTTATGGTGCCCGTGGAGCAGCTCATTGAAAAACACAAGCGCATCAACATCGCGGTGCGCAACACGCCACCAAATGTGAATTTCGTTATTTTCCCATCATCGGCCGATGTATCCTACCTGGTGCCCAAGAGCATGTACAAGATTAACCGCGACGACATAAAGCTAATTGTCGATTACAACACGATCAATCTGTCGTCAAAATCCAATAAGGCTCCTGTCATCATCAGTGAGTACCCAGGAGTGTATAGAAACATGGAGCTGCTCACCGACAGTGTGGAATACATCATCGAAAATCGCTAAGACATGGCGTCGAGACTTATAGCTATAACTGGAGGCATAGGCAGTGGCAAGAGTGTTGTGTCGCGCATCTTGAAAGTTATGGGCTATGCCGTGTATGATACCGACACGCAAGCTCGCCGGCTTATGAATCAATCTGCCGACGTGAAGGCCCGGCTTGTTGCCTGTTTTGGTCCTGAGATATATCACAACGGGCTACTCAATGCGCCCCGACTGTCGCAAATCGTTTTTGGAAACAATGAGGCTTTATCTTGCTTGAACGGCATTGTCCATCCTGCTGTGCGCTGCGACTTGCGGCAGTGGGCTGGTCGCTGCCAGTCGCGATATGCCTTTGTCGAGACAGCTTTGCTCTATGAGAGCAGGCTGTGTGATATTGTCGACAGTATATGGAAGGTGACGGCACCATTAACCACAAGGGTGCAGCGTGTGATGGCACGTAATGGCCTCACCGAGGCCGAAGTGCTCGCCCGCATTGAGGCGCAAGCGGCCGAGGACAGGGTGAATGAAAAAACACATATCATTGTCAACGACGGCATTGAAGCCTTGCTGCCTCAAGTTATGAGACTGTTAAAGTAACCTATATTTTTGCCAAAGCATATAGATGGTGATGACATAAAGTTAAATTTTCGTTATCTTTGCAATTACTTTAAGGAATATCATAAGAAAATATAGATTTTATGTTGAAAGAAGTATTATGTATTTCAGGCAAGCCAGGCCTGTACAAATTGATCAGCTACGGCAAGAATCTTGTAATTGTTGAGAGCCTTGTCGACCACAAGCGCCAGCCAGCACATTCACGTGACAAAATCATCTCGTTGGGAGATGTTGCAATATACACCACAGGCGATGACGTGCCGCTGAGCAACGTGTTTCAGTCTATTCTGGAAAAATATGACGGCAAAGCCATCGACAGTGCCAATTACAAGACAGCCGAGGCTCTCGATGAGTTCTTCAAGGGTGTTCTTCCCAACTATGATGTTGATCGTGTTTACAAGACCGACATCAAGAAGGTGATCAATTGGTACAATATTCTTGTCAACGCCGGCTACACCACTTTCAAAGAGGAAGAGAAGAATGAGGCTGATAGCCAAGACAGGCAGGACGCCA
This window contains:
- the recN gene encoding DNA repair protein RecN: MLTRLYIANYALIDQLEIEFNDGLTIITGETGAGKSIIMGALSLILGERADTHAIRDRQAKTIVEATFDIKDYRLNAFFDNNDIDYYEHECIVRREIGVNGRSRAFVNDTAVTVSVLRELTSHLVDIHSQHSNMLLSRPQFQLSVLDNIAGNASMLKTYSARYSHYKALQSMLRSQQESYNKGKAEMDYLRFQLNQFDELKLHKGEEDELEELQKKLSNVTDSKEALWKVETALDGEENSIISQLSTLSQVLADTENNLSEIAGLSDRMQSAVIELKDIAHSVMSVNDDLNDDPEQLEQVTQRLDAIYSLERKHNVKSVDELLDIEARYRRQIEEIDNSDERIGQLKHDIEVQEKELASLSHQLSTRRKQAASDFVCQLLPLAQGLGMKNLKFDVKFIPVGYGPSGCDAVEFLFAFNKNQDLLPVQETASGGEISRLMLSIKTIIARIMNLPTIIFDEVDTGVSGDIASRIGDMMGDIAKHIQVIAITHLPQVAAHGMHHMKVFKTDAVDGTYTSVQVLNREEHVLEIARMLSGKDVNQAAIDNAKSLVAMSE
- a CDS encoding transcription antitermination protein NusB, producing MLYSYQLTKTDKTITKAKKELQASLDKSYELYNSLLQLMIDLTDLQDRELDDAKHKFLPSNEDLNPNMRFVENQLVEWLRNSKKLQDFVNDNNITWRDDELFLRLLLFKVTGSEEYKTYMAMEKTDFASDCEVWLQIMKKVILPDDDLLEHIENMSVYWSVDDLDIMGQFVLKTIRRIEAGDKEPISPKYKDDEDSEFGEKLFSLAVQERAENDELINKYVRSERWDSGRIALMDRIIMCTALTEIKNFPSIPVNVTMNEYIELAKNFSTPHSGQFVNGILNAVVKSLREQGKIVKQ
- the yajC gene encoding preprotein translocase subunit YajC; this encodes MLDLILLQKGNAGADGGGMMMWLPLILIFGIFMWMSWSSQRKEKKRQATFYDSLTVGAKVMTKTGVIGKIKAIKPDTVELEIADGVKITVLKQGLENMPANLNQAKDAKK
- the coaE gene encoding dephospho-CoA kinase (Dephospho-CoA kinase (CoaE) performs the final step in coenzyme A biosynthesis.); this encodes MASRLIAITGGIGSGKSVVSRILKVMGYAVYDTDTQARRLMNQSADVKARLVACFGPEIYHNGLLNAPRLSQIVFGNNEALSCLNGIVHPAVRCDLRQWAGRCQSRYAFVETALLYESRLCDIVDSIWKVTAPLTTRVQRVMARNGLTEAEVLARIEAQAAEDRVNEKTHIIVNDGIEALLPQVMRLLK
- a CDS encoding DUF5606 domain-containing protein; translation: MLKEVLCISGKPGLYKLISYGKNLVIVESLVDHKRQPAHSRDKIISLGDVAIYTTGDDVPLSNVFQSILEKYDGKAIDSANYKTAEALDEFFKGVLPNYDVDRVYKTDIKKVINWYNILVNAGYTTFKEEEKNEADSQDRQDAK